One genomic region from Streptomyces sp. NBC_01304 encodes:
- a CDS encoding LLM class flavin-dependent oxidoreductase — protein MEFGVFVQGYVPDTRRAVDPEAEHHALIEETEYIIQADKSGFKYAWASEHHFLEQYSHLSANEVFLGYLAHATERIHLGSGIFNPLAQVNHPVKVAEKVAMLDHLSKGRFEFGTGRGAGSHEILGFLPGITDMNATKEIWEETIAEFPKMFLQEEYEGFQGKHWSLPPRKIFPKPYGKSHPAMWYAAGSPSSYAMAAKKGLGVLGFSVQKVSDMEWVLEQYKTAIQDPDPVGDFVNDNVMVTSTAICAETHEKAVQLAINAGLNRLQSLVFYYHDTFPKPEGLPVWPEMLPEFNEEIVELLIEEELLICGDPDEVLKQCKRWEQAGADQLSFGIPIGVPSEDVLNTIKLVGEHVIPKIDTDPVHRTTRFRQSAGS, from the coding sequence GTGGAATTCGGCGTCTTTGTACAGGGATACGTGCCCGATACGCGCCGGGCTGTGGACCCCGAGGCGGAGCACCACGCTCTGATCGAGGAGACCGAGTACATCATCCAGGCGGACAAATCCGGCTTCAAGTACGCCTGGGCCTCCGAGCACCACTTCCTCGAGCAGTACTCGCACCTCTCGGCGAACGAGGTGTTCCTCGGCTACCTCGCCCACGCCACCGAGCGCATCCACCTCGGCTCCGGCATCTTCAACCCCCTCGCCCAGGTCAACCACCCGGTGAAGGTCGCCGAGAAGGTGGCCATGCTCGACCATCTCTCCAAGGGGCGCTTCGAGTTCGGCACCGGACGCGGTGCCGGCTCGCACGAGATCCTCGGCTTCCTGCCCGGCATCACGGACATGAACGCCACCAAGGAGATCTGGGAAGAGACCATCGCCGAGTTCCCCAAGATGTTCCTCCAGGAGGAGTACGAGGGGTTCCAGGGCAAGCACTGGTCGCTGCCCCCGCGGAAGATCTTCCCCAAGCCGTACGGGAAGTCGCACCCGGCCATGTGGTACGCCGCCGGCTCGCCGTCCTCGTACGCGATGGCCGCGAAGAAGGGGCTCGGGGTCCTCGGCTTCAGCGTCCAGAAGGTCTCGGACATGGAGTGGGTGCTAGAGCAGTACAAGACGGCGATCCAGGACCCGGACCCGGTCGGCGACTTCGTCAACGACAACGTGATGGTGACGTCGACGGCGATCTGCGCCGAGACCCACGAGAAGGCCGTGCAGCTCGCGATCAACGCGGGGCTGAACCGGCTGCAGTCGCTCGTCTTCTACTACCACGACACCTTCCCCAAGCCCGAAGGGCTGCCGGTCTGGCCGGAGATGCTGCCCGAGTTCAACGAGGAGATCGTCGAGCTGCTCATCGAGGAGGAGCTGCTGATCTGCGGCGATCCTGATGAGGTGCTGAAGCAGTGCAAGCGGTGGGAGCAGGCGGGGGCGGATCAGCTTTCGTTCGGCATACCGATCGGGGTGCCGTCCGAGGACGTCCTCAACACGATCAAGCTCGTGGGCGAGCACGTCATACCGAAGATCGACACGGATCCGGTGCACCGGACGACGCGATTCCGGCAGAGCGCGGGTTCGTAA
- a CDS encoding aldehyde dehydrogenase family protein, whose product MSAELSSGQRLFIGGEWVEPDGGHYEVINPATEEVVGLAPEASRAQVEKAAAVAASAFETWSRTPVEERAAILDKAAGIIQANAAEYATLAQAETGATTGTARGMQVAVGTARFKRYARGALEPVEHALPPQINEAGPMGKAGAFGALEVRQPVGVVTCITSYNNPWANPAGKVAPALAMGNTVVVKPAPQDPLSVFRMAEALEAAGVPAGVVNVVSGRSVEVGQAAVDSPDVDMVSFTGSTGVGQAIGEVCGRSMKRQLMELGGKGAALVFDDADLDAAMMGIGTTYAFYSGQICTAPTRVLAQRGIYEQLLEKLTQYIGFMKVGDPTVQGTVMGPVISAAHRDRVESYIELGKKEGARLVAGGERPAMDRGFYVAPTLFADCTNDMRIVREEIFGPVVVVVPFDDEEEAIRLANDSDYGLLSYVWSGDVARAFRVGRRLRSGGVGINTIGRNMEAPFGGFKQSGVGRDCGSYALAAYSEVQSVVWTT is encoded by the coding sequence GTGAGCGCAGAACTTTCTTCTGGGCAGCGGCTGTTCATCGGTGGCGAGTGGGTCGAGCCCGACGGCGGCCACTACGAAGTGATCAACCCCGCGACCGAGGAGGTCGTGGGTCTTGCTCCCGAGGCCTCGCGGGCGCAGGTCGAGAAGGCCGCTGCGGTGGCCGCCTCGGCCTTCGAGACGTGGTCGCGTACGCCGGTGGAGGAGCGTGCGGCGATCCTCGACAAGGCCGCCGGGATCATCCAGGCAAACGCCGCCGAGTACGCGACGCTCGCCCAGGCCGAGACCGGCGCGACCACCGGAACGGCCCGCGGCATGCAGGTCGCGGTCGGGACCGCCCGGTTCAAGCGGTACGCGAGGGGGGCCTTGGAGCCCGTCGAGCACGCGCTGCCGCCGCAGATCAACGAGGCCGGGCCGATGGGCAAGGCGGGCGCCTTCGGGGCTCTGGAGGTACGCCAGCCGGTCGGCGTCGTCACCTGCATCACCTCCTACAACAACCCCTGGGCCAACCCGGCCGGCAAGGTCGCGCCCGCGCTCGCGATGGGCAACACCGTCGTCGTGAAGCCCGCGCCGCAGGACCCGCTGTCGGTGTTCCGGATGGCGGAGGCGCTGGAGGCGGCGGGCGTACCCGCGGGCGTCGTGAACGTGGTCTCCGGCCGGTCGGTCGAGGTAGGACAGGCCGCCGTCGACTCCCCGGACGTCGACATGGTGAGCTTCACGGGGTCCACGGGGGTCGGGCAGGCCATCGGCGAGGTCTGTGGACGCTCGATGAAGCGCCAGCTCATGGAGCTCGGCGGGAAGGGTGCGGCCCTCGTCTTCGACGACGCGGACCTCGACGCCGCGATGATGGGCATCGGGACGACGTACGCCTTCTACAGCGGCCAGATCTGCACCGCGCCGACCCGGGTACTGGCCCAACGCGGCATCTACGAGCAGCTGTTGGAGAAGCTGACGCAGTACATCGGCTTCATGAAGGTCGGCGACCCGACGGTGCAGGGCACGGTCATGGGGCCGGTCATCTCGGCCGCCCACCGCGACCGCGTCGAGTCGTACATCGAGCTGGGCAAGAAGGAAGGCGCCCGCCTGGTCGCGGGCGGCGAACGGCCGGCCATGGACCGGGGCTTCTACGTCGCCCCGACCCTCTTCGCCGACTGCACCAACGACATGCGGATCGTCCGCGAGGAGATCTTCGGACCCGTGGTCGTGGTCGTCCCCTTCGACGACGAGGAAGAGGCGATCCGCCTCGCCAACGACAGCGACTACGGCCTGCTGTCGTACGTCTGGTCGGGGGACGTCGCCCGCGCCTTCCGGGTGGGCCGCCGACTGCGCTCGGGAGGCGTCGGGATCAACACCATCGGCCGCAACATGGAGGCCCCCTTCGGCGGCTTCAAGCAGAGCGGAGTGGGCCGCGACTGCGGCTCGTACGCGCTCGCGGCGTACAGCGAGGTCCAGTCGGTGGTCTGGACGACCTGA
- a CDS encoding putative quinol monooxygenase: MIFIAVKFTVHPEYSDTWFDLVDDFTRATRAEPGNLFYEWSRSAENPHQFVLIEAFADADAGAAHVGSGHFKAGMEAMADAIAATPEIINVEVPGEGWGRMAELSPRRPA, from the coding sequence ATGATCTTCATCGCCGTCAAGTTCACCGTGCACCCCGAGTACAGCGACACCTGGTTCGACCTCGTCGACGACTTCACCCGCGCCACCCGCGCGGAGCCGGGCAACCTCTTCTACGAGTGGTCCCGCAGCGCCGAGAACCCGCACCAGTTCGTCCTCATCGAGGCCTTCGCCGACGCCGACGCGGGCGCCGCCCACGTGGGGTCCGGCCACTTCAAGGCGGGCATGGAGGCGATGGCCGACGCGATCGCCGCCACCCCGGAGATCATCAACGTCGAGGTGCCGGGCGAGGGTTGGGGGCGGATGGCGGAGCTGTCGCCGCGACGGCCCGCCTGA
- a CDS encoding N-acyl-D-amino-acid deacylase family protein has protein sequence MLDHLIKGATVVDGTGAPARVADVGIRDGRIAVMAEPGTVQEAAASSEDATGKILAPGFVDPHTHYDAQLFWDPYATPSLNHGVTTVAGGNCGFTLAPLNPARPDDADYTRRMMSKVEGMSLVALEEGAPWNWSTFGEYLNQLDGRIAVNAGFMVGHCALRRHVMGEDAVGGQPTPEQLQQMLDLFHQAMDEGAWGLSTTQSSTHSDGNGQPVASRHAGPEELLALSKAVSEHEGTQLEAIVAGCLDQFSDDEIDLFVDMTAAAGRPLNWNVLTIDSAVPERVPRQLIPSERARKAGGRIVALTMPILTPMNMSLGTFCALNLIPGWGDILGLPVPERIAKLRDPDVRTEMLKRADSKEAGVFRRLGDFGRYVIGDTYSKENEGLTGRIVNDIAAERGQDAFQCLVEICANDELRTVLWPMPTDNDPASWELRKQAWQHEDIMLGGSDAGAHLDRMCGAPYTTRFIGDCLRGRKLATLEQAIKMLTDDPAQLFGLIDRGRIEEGFHADLVLFDPETIEAGKATLVHDLPGDSPRLDSKAIGINAVWVNGVEAIRDDVVSGAVPGKVLRSGQDTRTVSTK, from the coding sequence ATGCTCGACCACCTCATCAAGGGCGCCACCGTCGTGGACGGCACCGGAGCCCCCGCCCGCGTCGCAGACGTCGGCATCCGTGACGGCCGCATAGCCGTCATGGCCGAACCCGGCACGGTCCAGGAAGCGGCAGCGTCCTCCGAGGACGCCACCGGCAAGATCCTCGCCCCCGGCTTCGTGGACCCGCACACGCACTACGACGCCCAGCTCTTCTGGGACCCCTACGCCACCCCGTCCCTCAACCACGGCGTGACCACCGTCGCCGGCGGCAACTGCGGGTTCACCCTCGCGCCCCTGAACCCCGCCCGGCCCGACGACGCCGACTACACGCGCCGCATGATGTCCAAGGTCGAGGGCATGTCCCTGGTCGCCCTGGAAGAGGGCGCGCCTTGGAACTGGTCGACCTTCGGCGAGTACCTGAACCAGCTCGACGGACGGATTGCCGTCAACGCCGGGTTCATGGTGGGGCATTGCGCCCTGCGCCGGCACGTCATGGGTGAGGACGCGGTCGGCGGTCAGCCGACGCCCGAGCAGCTGCAGCAGATGCTCGACCTCTTCCACCAGGCCATGGACGAGGGCGCCTGGGGGCTCTCCACCACCCAGTCCTCCACGCATTCGGACGGGAACGGCCAGCCCGTCGCCTCCCGGCACGCGGGGCCCGAGGAGCTGCTCGCCCTGTCGAAGGCCGTCTCCGAGCACGAGGGGACCCAGCTCGAAGCGATCGTCGCGGGCTGCCTGGACCAGTTCTCCGACGACGAGATCGACCTGTTCGTCGACATGACGGCCGCCGCCGGGCGTCCCCTCAACTGGAACGTGCTGACCATCGACTCGGCCGTGCCCGAGCGCGTACCGCGCCAGCTGATCCCAAGTGAGCGCGCCCGCAAGGCGGGTGGCCGCATCGTCGCCCTCACGATGCCGATCCTGACCCCGATGAACATGTCGCTCGGCACCTTCTGCGCCCTGAACCTCATCCCCGGCTGGGGCGACATCCTCGGCCTCCCCGTGCCCGAGCGGATCGCCAAGCTCCGTGACCCGGACGTACGCACCGAGATGCTCAAGCGCGCCGACTCCAAGGAGGCGGGCGTCTTCCGGCGGCTCGGCGACTTCGGGCGGTACGTCATCGGTGACACGTACAGCAAGGAGAACGAGGGCCTGACCGGGCGCATCGTCAACGACATCGCCGCCGAGCGCGGCCAGGACGCCTTCCAGTGCCTGGTCGAGATCTGCGCCAACGACGAGCTCCGTACGGTCCTTTGGCCCATGCCCACCGACAACGACCCGGCCTCCTGGGAGCTGCGCAAGCAGGCCTGGCAGCACGAGGACATCATGCTCGGCGGGTCGGATGCCGGGGCCCACCTGGACCGCATGTGCGGCGCCCCGTACACCACGCGCTTCATCGGGGACTGCCTGCGCGGCCGCAAGCTGGCCACGCTGGAACAGGCGATCAAGATGCTCACGGACGACCCGGCCCAGCTGTTCGGGCTCATCGACCGGGGCCGGATCGAGGAGGGCTTCCACGCGGACCTCGTCCTCTTCGACCCGGAGACGATCGAGGCGGGCAAGGCCACGCTCGTGCACGACCTGCCGGGGGACAGCCCGCGCCTCGACTCGAAGGCCATCGGCATCAATGCCGTATGGGTCAACGGAGTCGAGGCCATTCGCGACGACGTCGTGAGCGGCGCCGTTCCCGGCAAGGTGCTTCGCTCGGGACAGGACACCAGGACGGTGAGCACCAAGTGA
- a CDS encoding SDR family NAD(P)-dependent oxidoreductase, translating into MGKLDDRVVIITGAARGQGEQEARLFASEGAKVVLADVLDEQGEAVAKDIGEDRARYVHLDVSQEDQWAAVVAAAKEAFGKVDGLVNNAGILRFNALLDTPLDEFMQVVQVNQVGCFLGIRAVAPAIGEAGGGTIVNTASYTAMTGMAGVGTYAATKHAILGLTRVAAMELAANKIRVNAVCPGAIDTPMSNPSQLDPDADPAEMSAALDELYRKLVPLGRVGKPKEVADLALFLSSEDSSYITGQPFVIDGGWLAGVSVI; encoded by the coding sequence ATGGGCAAGCTGGACGACCGCGTCGTCATCATCACCGGTGCCGCGCGCGGGCAGGGCGAGCAGGAGGCGCGGCTCTTCGCGTCCGAGGGCGCCAAGGTGGTGCTCGCCGACGTGCTCGACGAGCAGGGCGAGGCCGTCGCCAAGGACATAGGGGAGGACCGGGCCCGCTACGTACACCTGGACGTGAGCCAGGAGGACCAGTGGGCGGCGGTCGTGGCCGCGGCGAAGGAGGCCTTCGGGAAGGTCGACGGCCTGGTCAACAACGCGGGCATCCTGCGCTTCAACGCCCTGCTCGACACCCCGCTCGACGAGTTCATGCAGGTCGTGCAGGTCAACCAGGTCGGCTGCTTCCTCGGCATCCGCGCCGTCGCGCCCGCGATCGGCGAGGCGGGCGGCGGCACCATCGTGAACACGGCGTCGTACACCGCGATGACGGGCATGGCCGGCGTGGGGACGTACGCCGCGACCAAGCACGCGATCCTCGGGCTCACGCGGGTGGCGGCCATGGAGCTCGCGGCGAACAAGATCCGGGTCAATGCCGTGTGCCCCGGTGCGATCGACACTCCGATGTCCAACCCCTCGCAGCTCGACCCCGACGCGGACCCCGCGGAGATGTCGGCCGCGCTTGACGAGCTCTACCGGAAGCTGGTGCCGCTGGGGCGGGTCGGGAAGCCCAAGGAGGTCGCCGATCTGGCGCTGTTCCTGTCGAGCGAGGACTCCTCGTACATCACCGGGCAGCCGTTCGTCATCGACGGCGGGTGGCTGGCGGGGGTCAGCGTCATCTGA